The genome window AAGGCGCTCGGGCTCTCGTACGCGCGCGGCATCGGCGCGACCCGCGCCGCGGTCCTGGAGACCACCTTCCGCGAGGAGACCGAGACCGATCTGTTCGGCGAGCAGACGGTGCTCTGCGGCGGCATCTCCTCGCTGGTCGTCGCCGGGTACGAAACGCTCGTCGAGGCGGGGTACCAGCCGGAGAGCGCGTACTTCGAGTGCCTGCACGAGCTGAAGCTGATCGTCGACATGATGTACGAGGGCGGCCTGGGCTGGATGCGCTACTCGATCAGCGACACGGCGGAGTACGGCGACTACAGCCGCGGGCCGAGGATCGTGAACGAGGGCGTGCGGGCGGAGATGAAGAAGATCCTCCGCGAGATCCAGACCGGGCAGTTCGCGCGCGAATGGATCCTGGAGAACCAGGCCGGGCGGCCGTCGTTCGACAAGCTGCGCGCCGAAGCGAAGGCGCATCCCATCGAGGAAGTTGGTCGCCGGATCCGCGAGCTGATGAGCTGGTTGCGCGATGCGAAGAAGGACTCCAGCGAGGCGCCGCGCAAGCCGCGTCCCGCTGCACAGGCGTAAGAGCCGGAGGCAGGGTGGAACGCGTCCAGAGTACGGAGCTCGAAGGCCGGTCGACCGCCGGATCCAGAGGAACGACGGCGGCCGGTCCTCCGCGCATGTGGCTGAACGGCAAGCTCGTCTCGCCTTCGGAGGCGCGGTTGGACTTCCTCACGCCCGCGCTCCACTACGGAGTGGCGGCCTTCGAGGGGATCCGCTGTTACCGCACGGCGCGAGGGCCGGCCATCTTCAGGCTCGAGGAGCACGTCGAGCGGCTGATCCATTCGGCGCGCGTCCTCGGCTGGCGCGAGCTGCCGTTCGGTCTGGAGGAGCTGACCGCAGGCTGCACGGACGTGGTCCGCGCGAGCGGATTCGAGGAGTGCTACATCCGCCCTCTGATCTGGCTCGCGGAAGGCGGCTGGAACCTGACGGTCGACGGCGGCAAGGCGTACGCGGGCATCGCCGTCTGGGAGTGGAAGGCGTATCTGGGGGCAGAGGCGCTGGAGCAGGGCGTTCGCGCCAACGTCTCCACCTTTACCCGTCACCACCCGAACGTGATGATGACCAAGGCGAAGATCAGCGGGAACTATCCCAACTCGGTGCTGGCGAAGACCGAGTCGCTGCGCCTCGGATTCGACGAGGCGATCATGCTCGATGCGCAGGGCATGGTGGCGGAGTGCACCGGCGAGAACATCTTCGTGGTGCGCCGCGGGCGCCTGGTCACGCCGCCTCCCGGGGCCATCCTGGAGGGCATCACCCGCGACTCGATCATGACGCTGGCGCGCGATCTGGGCCACGAAGTTGTCGAGCAGCCGGTCTCCCGCGACCAGCTCTACATCGCCGACGAGGTCTTCGTGACCGGGACCGCGGCGGAGGTGATCGGGCTGCGGGAGATCGACTTTCGTCCGATCGGCTCCGGCCGCGGAACGCCCGTCACGCGGGCGCTGCAGCAGGCGTACCACGCGGTGGTGCGTGGAGAGCATCCCCGCTCTGCGTCCTGGCTCACGTTCGTGAGCTGACCGGGTCGACAACGGCGCCGGACCTGCTAGGTTCGGCGCCCCGTTTCCGGAGGTGCTCATGCGGTACGCGACGCTGCTCCTGATCCTCGCTTGCGGCTGCGCCACTACGACGTCCACGACGGGTGCGCCATCGGGCGGCACCGCCGGCGGAGCGGACGCCGGCACCGTCTCGTCCGACGCGGGCATGTTCGGAACTTTCGACGCGGGCGGAATGTACGGCGATGCTGGCGCGATGGGCGCGCCGGACGCCGGGATGCCGGGCACGACGCCGTCGGTGCTGACGGCGAGGCTCGAGCCGCGCAGCAGCAGCAACGTGTCGGGCATCGCGCGTGTCACTCCGGGAGGATCCGGCGTCGTGGTCCTGGTGGAGGTGCAGAATGCCACGCCCGGCGAGCACGGGGTGCACATCCACGAGAACGGCGATTGCAGCGACCCTGCTGCCCAGAACGCCGGCCCTCACTTCAATCCCAAGTCGGCGGCGCACCACGGCGGCGCGAACACGCCAGTCCGCCACGGCGGCGACCTCGGGAACATGAAGGTCAGCTCCAGCGGCCGCGGCCTGCTGGCCGTGACCGTGTCCGACCTGACGATGGACAATGCATCCGGCCGCGCGGTGGTCGTCCACGAGAAGGCGGACGATCTGCAGTCGGATCCGGCAGGCAACTCTGGAAATCGCATCGCCTGCGGCGTGCTCCAGGCCGGCCAGTAAGACGCTCAGGAAGAAGGTGACCGACGCGATGCGGGG of Deltaproteobacteria bacterium contains these proteins:
- a CDS encoding NADP-dependent ketol-acid reductoisomerase is translated as MATIYTDKDATLDLVRGRKVAVVGYGSQGHAHALNLKDSGVDVRVGLPEESKSRQKAQAAGLSVLTVAEAAREADLIMVLAPDEKQRRIYEEDIAPHLTAGKALFFAHGFNIHYGQIKPPPEVDVVLIAPKAPGHMVRQAKALGLSYARGIGATRAAVLETTFREETETDLFGEQTVLCGGISSLVVAGYETLVEAGYQPESAYFECLHELKLIVDMMYEGGLGWMRYSISDTAEYGDYSRGPRIVNEGVRAEMKKILREIQTGQFAREWILENQAGRPSFDKLRAEAKAHPIEEVGRRIRELMSWLRDAKKDSSEAPRKPRPAAQA
- a CDS encoding branched-chain amino acid transaminase, which gives rise to MWLNGKLVSPSEARLDFLTPALHYGVAAFEGIRCYRTARGPAIFRLEEHVERLIHSARVLGWRELPFGLEELTAGCTDVVRASGFEECYIRPLIWLAEGGWNLTVDGGKAYAGIAVWEWKAYLGAEALEQGVRANVSTFTRHHPNVMMTKAKISGNYPNSVLAKTESLRLGFDEAIMLDAQGMVAECTGENIFVVRRGRLVTPPPGAILEGITRDSIMTLARDLGHEVVEQPVSRDQLYIADEVFVTGTAAEVIGLREIDFRPIGSGRGTPVTRALQQAYHAVVRGEHPRSASWLTFVS
- a CDS encoding superoxide dismutase family protein, whose product is MRYATLLLILACGCATTTSTTGAPSGGTAGGADAGTVSSDAGMFGTFDAGGMYGDAGAMGAPDAGMPGTTPSVLTARLEPRSSSNVSGIARVTPGGSGVVVLVEVQNATPGEHGVHIHENGDCSDPAAQNAGPHFNPKSAAHHGGANTPVRHGGDLGNMKVSSSGRGLLAVTVSDLTMDNASGRAVVVHEKADDLQSDPAGNSGNRIACGVLQAGQ